The following proteins are encoded in a genomic region of Thermococcus henrietii:
- the spt4 gene encoding transcription elongation factor subunit Spt4, with amino-acid sequence MAKERACRHCHYITTEDRCPVCGSRDLSDDWFDLVIILDTESKIAKKLRESIPEAAKVPGKYAIRVR; translated from the coding sequence ATGGCGAAGGAGAGGGCCTGCAGGCACTGCCACTACATAACGACCGAGGACCGCTGTCCCGTCTGCGGGAGCAGGGATTTGAGCGATGACTGGTTCGACCTCGTCATAATCCTCGACACCGAGAGCAAAATTGCCAAGAAGCTCCGCGAGAGCATACCAGAGGCCGCTAAGGTTCCTGGCAAATACGCCATAAGGGTCAGGTGA
- a CDS encoding GTP-dependent dephospho-CoA kinase, whose product MLFRLTEELRRELKEPLGELIKGPIPEPYIRIKDELRGKTVITVGDVVTENVLKLGISPSLALYDLRTKRTDYSPDINAKAVFMTVSNPPGTITKALLDAIRKAFRLVERGRPVHILVSGEEDLGAIPAVLYAPYGSVVLYGQPDEGVVLIKVTPECKRRCAQILAKMEVVRDGD is encoded by the coding sequence ATGCTGTTCCGCCTAACTGAAGAGCTCCGGCGAGAGCTCAAGGAACCGCTGGGAGAGCTGATAAAGGGCCCGATTCCGGAGCCCTACATTCGAATTAAGGACGAGCTTAGGGGTAAGACCGTAATCACCGTTGGGGACGTTGTTACGGAGAACGTCCTCAAGCTCGGCATTTCCCCTTCCCTTGCCCTCTACGACCTCAGGACGAAGAGGACCGACTATTCTCCCGATATAAACGCGAAGGCCGTCTTCATGACCGTTTCTAATCCCCCCGGGACCATAACGAAAGCTTTATTAGACGCCATCAGAAAGGCCTTCCGCCTCGTCGAGCGGGGCAGGCCGGTTCACATACTCGTCAGCGGTGAGGAGGACTTGGGGGCGATTCCAGCGGTGCTCTACGCCCCGTACGGGAGCGTCGTCCTCTACGGCCAGCCCGACGAGGGGGTAGTGCTTATAAAGGTAACACCCGAATGCAAGCGCAGGTGTGCGCAAATACTTGCCAAGATGGAGGTGGTTCGTGATGGAGATTAA
- a CDS encoding 30S ribosomal protein S24e, with translation MEIKVTEIKENKLLGRKEIYFDIIHEGEPTPSREAVKGKLVAMLDLDPNTTVLQYIRSYFGSHVSKGYAKAYETRERMLYIEPEYILVRDGLIQKEEE, from the coding sequence ATGGAGATTAAGGTGACCGAGATAAAGGAGAACAAGCTCCTCGGGAGAAAGGAGATATACTTCGACATCATCCACGAGGGCGAGCCTACCCCGAGCAGGGAAGCGGTGAAGGGTAAGCTCGTCGCCATGCTCGACCTCGACCCGAACACCACCGTTCTCCAGTACATCAGGAGCTACTTCGGAAGCCACGTCAGCAAGGGCTACGCCAAGGCCTACGAGACGAGGGAGAGGATGCTCTACATAGAGCCCGAGTACATCCTCGTTAGGGACGGCCTCATTCAGAAGGAGGAAGAGTGA
- a CDS encoding 30S ribosomal protein S27ae translates to MAKGKKKTSQKWKLYEVKGGKVVRKNKFCPRCGPGVFMANHKDRWSCGRCGYTEWKK, encoded by the coding sequence ATGGCCAAGGGCAAGAAGAAGACCAGCCAGAAGTGGAAGCTCTACGAGGTTAAGGGTGGAAAGGTCGTCAGGAAGAACAAGTTCTGCCCGCGCTGCGGGCCGGGCGTCTTCATGGCCAACCACAAGGACCGCTGGTCCTGCGGAAGGTGCGGCTACACCGAGTGGAAGAAGTGA
- a CDS encoding HemK2/MTQ2 family protein methyltransferase, translating into MPVYYGIRIELHPDVYEPAEDTFLLAETVEVKPGETALDVGTGTGIIALLMARKAKRVLGVDVNPMAIELARKNALLNGIGNVEFCLSDLFENVSGRFDVITFNAPYLPGEPEEPIDLALVGGKTGREVIDRFVREVPDYLTENGRVYLVQSSITGIEETLNLFRKVGLRAEVVAKRHLFFEDIVVVQARR; encoded by the coding sequence ATGCCGGTCTATTACGGAATAAGGATTGAACTCCACCCCGACGTCTATGAGCCGGCGGAGGATACGTTTCTCCTCGCCGAGACCGTTGAGGTCAAGCCCGGTGAAACGGCGCTCGACGTTGGAACCGGGACAGGGATTATAGCCCTCCTCATGGCGAGGAAGGCCAAACGCGTCCTCGGCGTTGACGTGAACCCAATGGCTATAGAACTCGCCAGGAAAAACGCCCTGCTGAACGGAATCGGGAACGTCGAGTTTTGCCTGAGCGACCTTTTTGAGAACGTCTCGGGAAGGTTCGACGTGATAACGTTCAACGCCCCTTACCTACCGGGTGAGCCGGAAGAGCCAATAGACTTGGCCCTCGTCGGTGGGAAAACCGGGAGGGAGGTAATAGACCGGTTCGTCCGGGAGGTGCCGGATTATCTGACCGAGAACGGCAGGGTTTACCTCGTCCAGAGCTCGATAACCGGGATTGAAGAAACGCTGAATCTTTTCCGGAAAGTCGGTCTTAGGGCTGAGGTTGTCGCCAAAAGGCACCTCTTCTTTGAGGACATCGTGGTTGTTCAGGCCAGGCGGTAG
- the twy1 gene encoding 4-demethylwyosine synthase TYW1, whose translation MAIVVKANPNMPEEIALLFRKQHYELVGRHSGVKLCHWLKESLTKGRFCYKQKFYGIASHRCLQMTPVLAWCTHNCIFCWRPMEGFLGTELPEPWDDPAFIVEESIKAQRKLLVGYKGNPKVPKEKFEEAWNPKHAAISLSGEPMLYPYMGDLVEEFHKRGFTTFIVTNGTVPERLEEMIREDKLPTQFYVSLTAPDIETYNRVNVPMIPDGWEKIKETLKLMRDAETRTVIRLTLVKGENMHSPEKYAELIKLANPMFVEAKAYMFVGFSRNRLTINNMPRHEEIRAFAEELVKHLPGYHIEDEYEPSRVVLIMRDDVDGRGRGLTGRFISD comes from the coding sequence ATGGCGATAGTGGTTAAGGCCAACCCGAACATGCCCGAGGAAATCGCGCTCCTCTTCAGAAAACAGCACTACGAGCTCGTTGGCAGGCACAGCGGCGTTAAGCTCTGCCACTGGCTCAAGGAGAGCCTCACAAAGGGTCGCTTCTGCTACAAGCAGAAGTTCTACGGCATAGCGAGCCACAGATGCCTTCAGATGACGCCGGTCTTGGCCTGGTGCACCCACAACTGCATCTTCTGCTGGCGTCCGATGGAGGGCTTCCTCGGCACTGAATTGCCAGAACCCTGGGACGACCCGGCGTTCATCGTCGAGGAGAGCATAAAGGCCCAGAGGAAGCTTCTCGTTGGCTACAAGGGCAACCCGAAAGTTCCGAAGGAGAAGTTCGAGGAAGCGTGGAATCCGAAGCACGCGGCGATTAGCTTATCGGGCGAGCCGATGCTCTATCCGTACATGGGCGACCTCGTTGAGGAGTTCCACAAAAGGGGCTTCACGACCTTCATAGTCACCAACGGAACCGTTCCGGAGAGACTGGAGGAGATGATTAGAGAAGATAAGCTTCCAACGCAGTTCTACGTCTCGCTGACCGCACCAGACATCGAGACATACAATCGCGTTAACGTCCCGATGATTCCCGACGGCTGGGAGAAGATAAAGGAAACTCTCAAGCTCATGCGCGACGCGGAAACGAGGACGGTGATAAGGCTCACCCTTGTCAAGGGCGAGAACATGCACAGCCCCGAAAAGTACGCCGAGCTGATTAAGCTGGCGAACCCGATGTTCGTTGAGGCCAAAGCCTACATGTTCGTCGGCTTCTCGCGGAACAGGCTCACCATCAACAACATGCCGAGGCACGAGGAAATCAGGGCCTTCGCCGAGGAGCTCGTGAAGCACCTCCCCGGTTACCACATCGAGGACGAATACGAGCCGAGCAGGGTTGTTCTCATCATGCGCGACGACGTGGACGGCAGAGGAAGGGGATTGACGGGAAGGTTCATCTCTGATTGA